The sequence below is a genomic window from Zygosaccharomyces rouxii strain CBS732 chromosome D complete sequence.
gagctcatctcatcgcgatgagatgagataagCTACATACACTTGTAGTAAAATATACCAAGATAAAATAGTCTCACAGGTTTTAATATGGGATTAGCCGCTACGAAGAATAAACAGAGATTTGGGTTTGATCCGAGAAATACAGCATGGAGTAACGATACCGGTAGATTTGGACATACAATGTTGGAGAAGTACGGATGGAAGCCGGGGACTGGGTTAGGTACAATGCCTCACAAATCGACCAATACACATATCAGGGTGTCAATTAAGGATGACAATCTCGGGTTGGGTGCTAAAACTCACAGATCTAAGGAtccaaatggatttgatgatgaatcagCTGGACTAGATGTTTTCCAGAGGTTACTAGGTAGACTAAACGGTAAGGAGGAAACGATATCcaaggaattggataaacAGCGTTATGATAGGATTATTAATGGTAAATGGGGGGTCCATTTTGTGAAAGGAGAAGTCTTATCAAGTACATGGGATCCACATACGAAGAAGTTGAGAGATTATTCGAACaaagaggatgaagaagaagatgaagaagaatctgCTGGAGAGAATAGAAAAAGGAGGGCAAGTGGTGAGGATAATGAAGTAGAGAAGCACAAGAAGCACAAGAAGCACAAgagggaaaagaaagagcaCAAGAAGCATAAGaaggaggaaaaagagaagaagcgtaaggagaagaaggagaagaaagagaagaaagagaagaaggaaaagaaagagaaaaagcACAAAGAGAAATCCAAGGACAAATCCAAGGGCAAATCCCCAACACCTGAATTGACAAGACTATCAGCAAGATCAAGATACATAAGGCAGAAGAAGGCTGCTACA
It includes:
- the PXR1 gene encoding telomerase inhibitor (some similarities with uniprot|P53335 Saccharomyces cerevisiae YGR280C PXR1 Protein with a role in maturation of rRNAs and small nucleolar RNAs required for cell viability), with protein sequence MGLAATKNKQRFGFDPRNTAWSNDTGRFGHTMLEKYGWKPGTGLGTMPHKSTNTHIRVSIKDDNLGLGAKTHRSKDPNGFDDESAGLDVFQRLLGRLNGKEETISKELDKQRYDRIINGKWGVHFVKGEVLSSTWDPHTKKLRDYSNKEDEEEDEEESAGENRKRRASGEDNEVEKHKKHKKHKREKKEHKKHKKEEKEKKRKEKKEKKEKKEKKEKKEKKHKEKSKDKSKGKSPTPELTRLSARSRYIRQKKAATMDPKALNEIFMVTQQ